The Candidatus Tumulicola sp. region CATCGAGGCGTCCGCCCAAACCGACCTCGATGACCGCAACGGCCACGCGTTCGCGCGCGAAATGCAAGAATGCCAGGGCGAGCAGCGCTTCGTAGTAGGTCGGGCGGCCATACTCGGGCGTCACGCGGTCGAAAGCCGGCAACATCTCCTCGAAGAGCTCGGCAAAGCGCTCTTGCGATATTTCGGCACCGTCGACGCGCGCGCGTTCGGTCATCGAATGCAAATGCGGTTTGGTATGCAGTCCCGTCGTGTGACCGGCGGCCTGTAGAATCGACGCGACCATCGTCGACGTCGACGTTTTTCCGCTCGTACCCCCGATGTGAACGACCGGATAGGCTCGGTGCGGATCGCCCAGTTCGGCCAGCAACGCGCGCATACGATCGAGTTTGTACGAGGTGCGCGGCGAGAGCGTCTCGCCGATGGTCGATAACAAGTACGCGTGCGCTCGTTCGAACGGCGAAAACGAGCTCATCCGTCGTTGACGCGATCCGACAGCAGTTCGATCGCATGCGGCAGCACGGTAACGATCGCATCCAACGACTCGCCGACCGCCTTCGGACTCCCCGGCAAGTTGACGATCAGCGTGCGATGGCGGACGCCCGCCAGCAACCGCGAGAGCATTGCGGTGCGGACGATCTTCAGAGACTCCGCACGTATCGCTTCGGCGATACCCGGTACTTCGTAATCTAAAATCGCGGCGGTCGCCTGCGGCGTGCGGTCGCGCGGAGAAAGTCCGGTGCCGCCGCTCGTGAGAATGAGGTCGGCCGTTCCGGCGTCGGCGATATCGATCAATTCGGCTTGCAGCTGTGCCGGATCGTCGGGCAGCACGCGTTCCCGTACGACCTCGAACGCGGCGCCCAACTTGGCTTTCATCACCGGGATCGTTGCATCCGGACGCGTTCCCGCAGCGGCGCGATCGGAGAGGACCAGCAACGCCACCCTATACATCCGGCGTCTCGCCATCGCGTCGCCACTTGCCGCTTTTGCCGCCGGTCTTTTCGATCAAATAGGCCGATTCGATCGCGATACTTTTATCGAAGGCTTTGCACATGTCGTAGATCGTCAGCGCGGCGACGGTCGCGGCGACCATGGCCTCCATTTCGACGCCGGTCCGCGCGACCGTGCGCGCGTGCGAGTTGACGTGCAGCGTGCCGTCGCCGTCCCAACGAAATTCGACATGCACCGCCGAAAGCCCGATCGGATGTGCTAACGGAATCAGCGTCGACGTTTGCTTGGCCGCAGCGATGCCGGCCAGCTGCGCCGTAACGAACGGATCGCCCTTCGGGCCAGCGCCGCGCTGCAACGCGTCACGCGCATCCGCGTTCATGCGCACCGTAGCCCGCGCCCGAGCGGAGCGAACCGTTTCCGGTTTTTCCGTGACGTCCACCATGCGCACTCCGGCCGGCGTGAAATGGGTCACTAGCGTAGCCTAATAGCGCGAAGGCGCCCGTTGAAAGCGTGCCCAGATCAGGCACAAGAGCGCCAGCACCCAAAGGATGATCAGGTGTGACCAATGGCCATGGTGTGCCGAACCCGATTGCGTGAAGGCGTTAATTTTTCCCAGTCCATATAAAATGCCGAGCACGAAAAAGACGACGGCTAAAACGACCGCTACAACTTTCATTTACGTAATAATCCCCCTTAGACCGAGTAGCAACGTGATGAGTCCGAACACGACGCAATACCAACCGAACGGACGCAAGTCGTTCGTTCGAAAGTAGCGCGTAAGAAACGCGACCGAACAATAGGCGGCAACGCCTGCGACGACCGCGCCAAGGAGCGCTTCGAGAAGAGCGAGGTGCGCGTCGGGCGCCAGTAGCCGCGGAATTTCCAGCAGTCCCGCCGCCAGAATCACGGGCGTCGCGAGAAGAAACGAAAACTCTGCGGCGTCTTCGTGATTCAATCCGCACAGCAAACCGGCGACCATGGAAATTCCCGACCGCGAGATGCCGGGCAACAGCGCCAACGATTGCGCGAATCCGACCAGCACGCTCTGACCGAAACTCAGCCGTTCGATGGGCCGGGTGACGATCGAGTGCGAGCGGCGGCGTAAGCGCTCGCCAAAAAACATCGTCGCGCCGTTAATTGCAAGAAACGCCGATGCAGCGACGGGCGAACCGAATAGCGCGCGCACCGGATGCTCGAGCACGACGCCGAGCACGCCCACCGGAATCGTGCCGACGATCAGCCGCCATCCCAAGCGTTCGTCGCGATCGTCGCTCAGCCGGCCGCGCACGACGCTCGAGACGAGGCTGCGGGCGATCCCCCACCATTGCGCGCGGTAAAAAATGATGAGTGCCAGCGCCGTGCCGAGATGCAGCACGACGACGAACGCCAAAAACGACGGGGCGGAGCGGTCGATGTTCTTCCACTGCAGCACGGCGGGCACCAGAATGGTATGGCCGAGGCTGGACACCGGGAAGAGTTCGCTCACGCCCTGCAAGAGCGCCAGAACGAGCGCCTGCGTCAACGTCACGGCGCACCGTTACGCGCAGCGACGCGGCGCGGCCTTCCCCGGCTGTCGCCGGTCACCACGCGAAAAACTTGATGGTGAACGTGTAATCGCCGGGCACGGCGTGACAGTCGTGTAACGCCGGAGTGTATCGCGCTTGTCGCGCCGTCGAAACGGCGACCAGATCTAATTGGCTATTGCCGGTACTCCGCGCGACCAAGGCTGTGGTCACCTCACCGTGCTCGTCCAGCTTAACGTCGATTGCCGCGACGCCGGCGGTGCCTTGGGTGCGTGCGGCGTTCGGAACGTCCGGTTGAGGCGGCATCTCGGAAACGGCCGCTTTAATGTCGTTACCGCCGCACGGCTTCGGCGTCGGCGCGGCAGCCAGCGTCGCGACCGGTGTGGGGACCGCGGTCGGCACGGGCTTCTGGGCTACGCCACCGTTACCGGGTGCAAAACCCTGGGCTGCCGGTGTGGCCTTCGGCGCGGACGGCTGCGGATGCGGGTGCGGTTTGGGCGTGGCGGGCGGCGGCGGTTGCGGCGTGCGCACGACGATTGCCATGCTGCGACGCAGGATCGTAACGGTTTCCACGTCGCTCGACCGTCGCGGCCGCTGGATGTGATACAAAATCGCGAAAAGGAAATGCAGGATCAGCGAGATCGCAAAGGCTGCGATGAGGACTCGCTGCGAACGATTCAGTCGATGCATCGCGGCGGCGACCGTCTCGAGCGGCGCCGCGCGAAGGCGGCGCGCTCGAGCAACGGCTTACGACTCAGGCTGGAAGTCGGCGGTGAACAGATAGCTCCCCTGGACCGGCTTGCACTCTTCCAACTTCGGTGAGTAGGTGGACTGCCGCGCCGCGCGCAGCGCTGCCTGGTCGAGCGACATGTTGTTCGCACTCTTGTAGACTGACGCGGCAATTAAGTTGCCCGACGGACCGACGGTGACTTCGATCTGCACGGTCACGGCTCCGAGGCCGAGATCGCGCGCCGATTCCGGATAATCCGGTGACACGGCGTTGGTGACGGTCGCTTCGACGTTCGGATTCGCGCAGGCCGGTTTCGGAGTTCCGGGCGGAGCCGTCGACACCGGTGCCGGCGCGTTACCATGGCCGCCGGGCGCTCCGTTTTGACTACCGTTGGCCGGCTGGCTGACCGTGTTTTCGGTTGAGGAACCCGCCTTTGCAGCAGCCGATTGATGCACCAAATTGACCTTGAGCGGCTTTGGCTGCACCTGGACCTTTTTGGGTGGCGGCGTAGCTTGCGGCGGCGGAGTGGGCGTCGGCGGCGGCGTCGGAGTCGGAGGCGGCGGCGTGTGGACGCGAACGCGGATCTTCTTTGCTACCGACACTTTTTCCACTTGTTGGTCGTCGTGCTGATTCTTGAGGTTCGGTAAAAACGCACCGACGATTAAATGGACCAGCAACGAGAGGACGATCGCCCAGCCGATAAAGCTGCCGACGCGCTCGCTCGTCGTTAAATAGCGATTCTCACGCTTTTGGGGCGGCTGAGGCGGTTTGGGTGGCGGAGGCGCAGAGGATGCCATCGTTTACGGGCTCTGACCCTCGGGCGTGCCCTGGACATGGTTGGCCAAGCCGAAGTCGGTGAGATCGACCGACTTTGCCGCATCCATGATCTGCAAAATAATGCCGTAGCTGGCGTGCGGATCGGCCTTGATGATCACGCTCTTGAAGCGATGCTCGGTCTGATCTTGCAGGTCCGAAAAAGCTTGCTTTGCCTCGCCGATCGATACCACGTTCGAACCGATCGAAATATTGTTCTTATCGTCGATCCGAACCAGAATCTGCGACGCCGTTACTTTGTCTTTGTTATGCGCGTCGGGAAGTTTCGGTTCTTTGGTTACCGACGCAAGAATGATGAAGATGATGAGGAGAACCAGCAGCACGTCCGTGAAGGGCGTGATGTTGATCGTCGACATTACCTCATCTTCACCGCCACCGGTCGAAACGGCCACGTTGCTCTATCCTCTCGCTTCGGTTATGACGTGACGAAACCGACGTCTTGAAGGCCGGCCTCTTTGGCCGCGTCCAGGATACGGATGATAATTCCGTACTGTGCCTTCGCGTCGGCTACGATCGCGACGTGGTGATTCGGCTTCTTTTTGGAGGCATCGTACATGACACGGTAGATTCCCACTTCGTCGGTCTTCTCACCGTCGACGTAGATCACGCCCTTGTTGTTGACGTCGACCTCGATGTCGTTCTTGTTCTTGTTCTGTTGATTCTGATTGTTGTTGTTGTTGTTCGGAAGCTCTTTTTCAAAGCCGGGAGGGGCAACGAGCGCCGCCAGAATCATGAAGATGATCAGGAGAACGAGCAAGACGTCGGTGAACGGCGTGATGTTGATCTCCGCCATTACCTCTTCGTCTTGCCGGGCCGATAACAGGCTCACGAGATGCGATCCCCGTCCGTCAGCTTACTTGACCGGTTTGGTGGGCTGGTAGAGGTCGGTCGGAATCGGCGAACCGGTGTTGTGGAAGTGAAGCATCTCGGCCAGTTGATTGGCTGCGACGATCATTTCTTGGTTGTAGTTCTTGATTCGCGACTTGAAGTAATTGAAGAACACGACCGCGATGACGGCGATGATAAGACCGGTAGCGGTGGTGATCAATGCTTCCGAGACACCGGCGGCAACGACGGCCGGCGTCGAGTTGCCCTTGAGCGCGATATCTTGGAACGCCTTGATGATACCGAGAACGGTACCGAACAGTCCGACGAACGGCGCGATAACTGCGATCGTACCGATGATCGGCAGATTGCGCTCGAGCGCGTTCAGATGTTCCATCAGCGCGATCGAAAGCGCGTCGGTGATGTCGGCACGATTCTTCTCACCGCGCTTGAGACCGAACTCGAGAATGCGTGGCAGCATGCCTTTTTGGCTGGCGCAGATCTTGATCGCGCCTGGCAAATCGTTGTCGGAGATGCGCTGCCCAATTTGTTTGAGCAGGCCTTTGGTATCGCCGTGCTGCGAGGCAAAGAATACCAAGCGCTCGATGGCGACCGCGACGCCGATGATTGAGATGCCCAGGAGCAGCCACATATCCCAGCCGCCCTGCATCATTAGACCCCAAAATCCGGAGAACACTATGTGCGACCCTCCCGTGACGGGCTGCGTTTTCGGTGATGTTGAGCGCGTCCCATTGGCCTACGCCCGTAGAAAGTCCTGGTGCTGTTTGCCGTCCGCAAATCCGGCTAGGACCCGGACGTTTGCGGCAAGCTGTTCTTGATGAAGGCTTCGATCGCCAACGCCAGTTGCTGATTGCCTGCAGCCTTTGCAAGGGTGTCGGCTTGCGTCAACGTGTCCAGCGCTTTCTTTTTCATCGAGTCGTCGTGGCTCTGGCTCCACTCTCCGGTCTGTGCGATTCCGAGTGCATACATCGCTTGCGGATCGTTGGGTTTCGCCACGAGTGCTTTCTCTGCGTAGGCTTGCATTTGCTTGTAGTCTGGCTTTGCGAGTTTTGCTGATAAGAACGCAGCTTCCGTGTCGGCTGTGACTGCGACCTCGGGGTCGCCCTGCGCGGCGGCGAGGTCGAAGTTCTTAAACGCTTCGTCGTAATTCTTCGCATCGGCCGCAGCGACGCCGGCTTTTAAGTAGCCGTTACCGAGAACGCGTCCCGGCAGCGTGCTATTCGGATTAAGCTGCTTGATCTCTGCAGCAATCTTAGCTGCTCCCGCTGCATCATTATTAGCCGAATACGCCGCCATTAAACGTGCGTCGATATTCACTTTTGCGGTAGCCGACATTTTTGGGTCGTTCATCGCAGACGCGTGGACGCTCTGCAGCGTTGCGAGTGCGGCGGCGTTCTGTCCGGCGGCCAGCTGTGCAGTTCCGAGTGCGAAACGTGAATCCGAATTGGGCTGCAACGATACTGCTTTGGTTGCGTACGCTACGGCTTGGGACGGATTCTGATCGGCTTGCATCACGGCGGCGGCTGCGAAGCTGGCCGCAGCCGCCGGCTTGAACTGCGTTCCGATCGAGCTGACACCGTCGAACGCTTGCGCCGCGCCGGTCACGTCGCCCGAATCGTATGACGCGACCCCAAGCATCTGCTTGAGCGACTGGTCGTCGGGTGACGTTGCGAGTTCGGACTGCGCCTTGGCTTTGGCGGCGGCGTAATTTTTCTGGTGGATCAGAGCGGCAACCGCTGCGGCTGCGGGACTCAACCCACCGGTCGCGCCGCCACCGGTGCCCGAGCTTTCGCCGGACGACGTCGCCACCGATTTACCGTTGAATTTGAGCGTAAAATCGTAGAATGCCGCCACCGGCGTCGTGCCGCGGTGCGCGGGGCGATAGGTGGAGGCTTGCGCGATCGAAAGCGCGGCGGCGTTGTCGCCCTGATTGGTGCTGCGAATCACCTTCGTCGCTTTGTGCGAGCCGTCGGGGTTGATCTGCACCTGCACCACGACGATCCCAGTGCCGGCAATCGGCACCGTCGTCATCCCTTGCTTGATGAGTTTTGCGGGAACGAATTCGGTGGCGTACTGCGCGTACGCCGGCGCGGATGCCAACGCGACGGCGGCGGCAAGTGAGGCGGCGAATGGCGAAAGACGTTTCATCGAATCCTCTGCGTTAACGGTATGAGTGCGACAACTAAACGGCGATGCCGAGTTCGGGAACGCGGCGGCCGATCGCCGAAGCGACCTCCGCCAACTTGCGAGACAACACTGCGAATTGTTCGGGTGTCAACGACTGCGGGCCATCGGACGCCGCGTGCGCTGGGTCGGGATGAACTTCAACCATCACGGCATCCGCGCCCGCCGCTACCGCGGCGAGGCTCATCGGTTCGACGAGCTGCGCGACGCCGGTACCGTGCGACGGATCGACCATGACCGGTAGGTGCGTCATTTCGTGTAGCAACGGAACCACCGAAACGTCGAGCAAGTTACGCGTCGTCGAATCGAACGAGCGCACGCCGCGCTCGCACAGCACGACGTTCGGGTTGCCGGCGATCAGTACGTATTCGGCCGCCATCAACCACTCGTCGACGGTAGCGGCGAAACCGCGCTTGAGTAAGATCGGCTTGCCGGCCATTGCCGCCTCGCGCAAGAGCGCAAAGTTTTGCATGTTGCGCGCGCCGATCTGTAACATGTCGGCGAATCCGGCGACCATCTCCACATCGCGCGGATCGAGTACTTCGGTGACGACACCCATGCGATGGCGATCGGCGGCCGACCGTAAGAGCGATAAACCGTTCCGGCCCAGCCCTTGAAACGCATACGGAGAGGTTCGCGGCTTGAACGCGCCGCCGCGCAGCACGCTGGCACCCGCGGCCGCCACCGCGGCCGCCGTGGTCTCGATCTGTTCCTCGGACTCCACCGAGCATGGACCGGCGCACAATACGACAGCGTCCCCACCGAAGGTGGCACCGTTGGGGAGTTTTACGAGGGTTCGCTGAGCGGTCGTGCCGCGTCGGACGAGGTGGCGATCGGGCGGGGGCATCGGCCCCGGATTCGCTTTTGGTGCCCTAGGCTCCGTCCGAACGATGGCGCTCGAGCGCGCGCACCTCGGCTTCGAACAAGGGGCGCGACGCGCCCGGCATCAGATCGCCGAGCGCAATCGGACCGTAGCGTAACCGCGTTAGTGAGAATAGCGGGTGATCGACTGCCTCGAACATCCGCCGAACCTGTCGATTTCGGCCTTCGTGCAACGTCAGATCGACGACGGTTTCGGCGCGGCGGCGCGAAACGACGCGCACCTTCGCCGGGGCGGTGAGCCGGCCGTCGAGCGGGATGCCGCCGATCAAACGCTCGATGTCGCGCGGCAACAGCTCGCCGCGCACGACGGCGCGATAGGTTTTTTCGACGCCGTATCGCGGATGCGATAAACGATGAGCGAGATCGCCGTCGTTCGTCAGTAAGAGTACGCCGCCCGAATCGAAGTCGAGACGTCCGACGGGGACGACCCGCGCGGACGAACCGATGAGGTCGGCGACGGTGCGACGTCCTTGCGGGTCGGACATCGTCGTAACGACTCCGACCGGTTTGTGTAGCACGATGTACGAAAACTCGGAGGCCGGCATAACCGGCGTCCCATTGACGTCGACCGCGTCGCCTGGGGCGACCATCGTTCCGAGCTCACGTACCGCGCGTCCGTTGATGCGAACGCGACCGGCGGCAATCAAATCGTCGGCCGCGCGCCGCGACGCGACGCCACAGCGCGCCAGATACTTGTTCAGCCGAACCGGGCCGTCGCCGGCGTTAGTGTTTGCCGTTATCCTCGTAACCACGCGACATCGAGAGCGCTTCTTTCGTCACCGACTGGAGGAACTCGTCGTTGGTGCGCGTCTGCGCCATCTTGTCGAGAATGATCTCGGTGATGTCGCCCGTGTTGAGCACGGCCGTCGCCCGGCGCAGCATCCAAATCTTGCGCATCTCATCGGGCGACAGCAACAGCTCTTCGTGACGCGTTCCCGAACGCTTGATATCGACTGCAGGGAACACGCGCGACTCGGCGAGTTTGCGCGTCAGGTTGAGTTCCATGTTGCCGGTGCCTTTAAACTCTTCGAAGATGACGTCGTCCATCTTGGAACCGGTTTCGATCAGGGCGGTAGCGATAATCGTTAACGATCCGCCTTCTTCGATCTTGCGCGCGGCGCCGAAGAATCGCTTTGGCTTGTGCAGCGACGCCGTATCGAGTCCGCCCGAAAGCGTGCGCCCCGAGCTCGCGATGACTTGGTTATACGCTCGCGCCAAACGCGTGATGGAGTCGAGCAGGATCACGACGTCTTTGCCTTGCTCGACGAGGCGCTTGGCGCGCTCCATCGCCAGCTCCGCAACGGCGGTGTGATTCTCGGGATGCTCGTCGAAGGTCGACGCAACCACTTCGCCGTCGATGGTGCGCTGCATGTCCGTGACTTCTTCGGGGCGTTCGTCGACCAGTAGCGCGATGATGTGCGCTTCCGGATGGTTGATCGAGATCGCATTGGCGATGTTCTTGAGCAACGTCGTCTTACCGGCTTTCGGCGGCGAGACGATGAGGGCGCGCTGGCCTTTGCCGATCGGACAGAATAGATCGATGACGCGCGTCGATAGCTGGGTCGAACGGACTTCGAGCTTAAAGCGCTCCTGCGGATAGATCGGCGTGCCTTTTTCGAACACGCGGCGACCCTTGATCGCGTCGGGCTCGAGATCGTTAATCTTGTCGACCCGGATCAGGCCGTAGTATTTCTCGCTCTCTTTGGGACGGCGTACCTGACCTTCGACCAAGTCACCGCGCCGAAGTTCAAAACGCCGGATCTGCGATTGACTTACGTAAATGTCGTCGTTGCCGATCACGTACCCGGCGCGGCGTAAAAATCCGTAGCCCTCGGGAAGAACGTCGAGAATACCGCTGGCCATCTCGAGTCCCGAACGTGCGGCTTGCGCGGCAACGATCGAGGCGACGATCTCGTCCTTCTTCACCTTCGCCGGCGTTAGAATTTCGATTTCCAATTCGCCGGCAAGCGCGATTAGTTCGGTCTTTGTTTTTTCGGCGAGCTGCTCGGCGGTGAGTAGCATTGGCCCGTTGTCAGCTGTCGGGAACTGCTCGTGAAACTGGCCAGGCTGTTGAAAGCGGCGGTGACGGGCGCGACGGCGACGGCCTCCATTTTGCGGAGGGCGCATGTCGTTGTTCGGGCGATGTTCGGTTTGCAGAGGAGTGTCTCTCTCAGGAAACCGCACGCGCATCACAACGTCGATTCGCGGGCGAGGCTGCCTCGCGATCGGAACGGCGGCGCGTCACGGGGAGGGGGATGTCAAATGTCGTCGCGGCCGAAACACGTTCCGTGCTTCGCGACGACCACACTATATCACAGCCGAATCTCGGGTTCAAGGTCGAATCGATTTGCGTGGGCCGCTCACGTACGGATTACCAGCTTCATAATAGCGCAGCGGCCGCGACGCGGCGCGTGTAATGCCGATGCGGGGGCTAACGCGCACGCGCGACGGACGAAGCGGTTGACCGGCCGACAGCCATAAGGCCGCATCGGTCAACAGATTGACGCCGTCTAAAGAGCGGTCGATCGCCAACGCAGCGCACAAACGGCCCGGCCCCCGGCAAACATCTGCCGCCGACGCCCCGGGCCGGAGTTGCAACATCATGTCGTGCCCGATGACCGGCTCTAATGCTCGCACTAAAACGCCGGCGCCCTCGCCTTCCGCTTCGCCTGAAACGTTGAAGCAGAACGACGTGCCGTAAATTTGGTACACATACGAACGATGTGGGGGCCCGAATAGGGTGGCGTTGCGCGGCGTCGGCCCGATGAACCCGTGGCACGCAGGATCACCTAAGAGATAGGCTTCGGTTTCAACGATTCGTCCGGCCACAATCTCGGATCCAACTTTGCGGACGACGTATCTTCCTAAGAGCGCGCGTGCCAGCGCACGCGTTTCTTCCGGCAGTTCGCCCGCCTCGAGCCGGCGGAAGTCCGCTGAGAATGCGTCAGGCAGCGGCGTTTAGAGCGACTTCAGCTCGCGCCCGTTGTGTGAGATCGTTCTCGATGGCTTCCACGATATCGAAATCGCCCAGCTGGTTCAGCGCACATCGCAAGTGGACGTATGGCATCACGAGACTTGCCGGTACGTCACGGTGCCCGCCGAGATCTGCAATCAAGACAGGATCGTCGACCGCAAAACGCACGCGTTCGACCTTCCAACCGCGCAATGCGCGCGCGATCGCCGTTAGTGCAGCATAGCCGACGGCGCGCGATTCGGAACCGCGGGACTGCACGCTGAATGGAACGCGCATCACCCGGCTGCGCCCCGCGAGCGCGACATCGGCGTAAGCCACACCCGTACCGTGCGAGCCGGCCGCAAAGCCGATCTCTGCCGTTACCCAGTCCGGAGTCTCATTTCGTGCTGTTCGCATGATGATTCTATACCCAATTATATGCGAACATATGTTCGGAGTCAAGCGATTCGATCGCACACCATGAGGTCGCGATACAGCTCGAGCATCCGATCCACATGGCGATCGATGCCGAAGCGATCGGCGTTGCCGTTGGCGCGCCGGCGAGCGGAAGCGCCCGGGTCGAGTTCGACCCCCTCGAACGCGCGGGAGAAGCCGTCGGCGGTGGGCTTCGCATAGGTTCCCTCGCCGGCCAAGACGTCGCGACTCTGCGGGACGTCGGCCGCGATCGGCAACGCTCCGGCCGCCAGCGCTTCAACCAGGACTAAGCCCTGCGTTTCACTCGTGCTCGGCATACAGAAGGCATCGCACGAAGCGTACAGGTCGGGCAAACGTTCGCGCGGCTGAGCTCCCAAGAATCGGGTTCGTCCCATCACGTTCAATTCGGAGGCGAGCGCCTCCAGGCGTTCACGATCCGGGCCTTCTCCGGCGATGGCGAGCCGCAACGACGGGTCCGCTCCTGCGAGCGCCGCCAGGAGCACTTCGATATTCTTTTCTTTGCCCAAGCGCGAGACGCACAGCAAGAGACGCTCGCGTGGGCCGGCGCCGGCCGACGCCCGGACGGCATCACTGCGCCGGCCGGCCGCGAACCACGCAACGTCGATAGCACTGGGGACGATCTCGATCCGGGTGCGCACGCCCACCTCCCGCAGCCGGCGAGCCATCGATGCCGTCGGTACGACTACCGCATCGGCTAGGTTACCGAACGTGCGCGTTAGTTGCGAGGCCGCGTAGCGCGTCGCGTTGCGCTCGAAAGGAACGTAGTGCGCGTACTCTTCCAACTGCGTGTGATACGTAAACACCAGCGGTATGCGGTACCTGCGAGCGTAATGCAGCCCGGTCCATCCGGTAACGAATGGTGAGTGCGCGTGCACGATCGACAAGCGCTTGATAACGTTATTCACGTTGCGGCGCGCGACCAGCGGCAGGGTGAGGCGATACGGTGTCTTCGTCGGCAGCGGCAAAGACGGCATTCGAAAAACCGGGCCGTCCGGCTCGACGAATCCGGGCATGTGCGGCGCGAAGCAAAACGTCGAGTGGCCGCGCGCTTCCAACCCCTGTGCCAACGCCTCGATCGACGCCACAACACCATTCACGACGGGGCGGTAGATCTCGGTAAAAAAGCCGATTCGCAACCGGTCCACGGCACCGTCCTTCGCCCCGCCCGCGGGCTCTCCGCCCCGGCCAGGTGCGACTTTCGCCCTAGGAGAACTTCGCGTTCCTCGTGCTATAGTGCCCGGGCCACATGGCCGCCCCGAGGCGGCTCGAGCCAGCGCATCAGCGAGGCTCCTTTCTCGTGGCGTGCCGGCGCACCGCGCCGGCCGGAAAAGAAAGGCCGCCCGGCGGCCGTCCGACTCGACCTGCATCGTTTGCTTTCTCGAGGTGTTGAGAGCTGATCTTGCGGCGAGCTGGGAGCGAAAGGCGTTCGTTTGTCCCTCATTCGCATCGGCAGTTTGCGCCGATTCGTTGCAGCAGCCGTTCTGTTTGCGGCCATCGCGCCGGCATCGCGCGCCATGGCTGCGACGCCGAACGGCCGCGCGCCGTCCCACACGGTTGCGTTGGCGGCCAACGGCACCATCGTCGACATAACGACCGACGCTCCGACCGTCGCGGATTTTCTGCGCGAAGAGGGTATCCGGCTTGGCGCCCACGACTCGATCCGGCCCGCACTCGACGTCCCAATTACCGATGGAACGATCGTCGCGTATCGGACGGCCGTCCCGGTGACGCTCGCCGTCGGCGGACGCCGCACGAAGGTCTGGAGCACCGCCGACTCGGTCGCCGGTATGCTGGCCGACAACCACGTGGCGTTAGGCCGTTACGACATCGTCGTTCCGGGTCGCGCGGCAGCGGTTGCGCCGAACGGCATCGTGCGCGTCACGCACGTTACGACATGGACGAGCACGATCGTCAAGCACATCGCGCCTGGTATCGTTCATCACCTCGATGCGTCGCTCGCCTCCGAGGCTTCGCTCGTTCGATCGAACGGATCGTCCGGCATGCGCGTTTCGGTGGTGCGCTCGTTTCAAACGGGCACGACCGTACGCCACGTCACGTTATCGTCGCAGCTCGTACGGCGCGCGAAGCCTCGGGTAATGGCCGACGGATCCGAAGCGTATGCCGCGTATCAACGCTTGAGCGCGATCGGCGCGATCGACGCGCGCAACTTTGCGGCGCGC contains the following coding sequences:
- the rho gene encoding transcription termination factor Rho; translated protein: MLLTAEQLAEKTKTELIALAGELEIEILTPAKVKKDEIVASIVAAQAARSGLEMASGILDVLPEGYGFLRRAGYVIGNDDIYVSQSQIRRFELRRGDLVEGQVRRPKESEKYYGLIRVDKINDLEPDAIKGRRVFEKGTPIYPQERFKLEVRSTQLSTRVIDLFCPIGKGQRALIVSPPKAGKTTLLKNIANAISINHPEAHIIALLVDERPEEVTDMQRTIDGEVVASTFDEHPENHTAVAELAMERAKRLVEQGKDVVILLDSITRLARAYNQVIASSGRTLSGGLDTASLHKPKRFFGAARKIEEGGSLTIIATALIETGSKMDDVIFEEFKGTGNMELNLTRKLAESRVFPAVDIKRSGTRHEELLLSPDEMRKIWMLRRATAVLNTGDITEIILDKMAQTRTNDEFLQSVTKEALSMSRGYEDNGKH
- a CDS encoding ubiquitin-like domain-containing protein, whose protein sequence is MSLIRIGSLRRFVAAAVLFAAIAPASRAMAATPNGRAPSHTVALAANGTIVDITTDAPTVADFLREEGIRLGAHDSIRPALDVPITDGTIVAYRTAVPVTLAVGGRRTKVWSTADSVAGMLADNHVALGRYDIVVPGRAAAVAPNGIVRVTHVTTWTSTIVKHIAPGIVHHLDASLASEASLVRSNGSSGMRVSVVRSFQTGTTVRHVTLSSQLVRRAKPRVMADGSEAYAAYQRLSAIGAIDARNFAARAMQMISMEMIATAYTADCAGCSGMTAIGRRAGYGIVAVDPRYIPIGTHLYIAGYGWAIAGDTGGAIRGNRIDLGFNSTGAALAFGRRQVTVYRLK
- a CDS encoding glycosyltransferase — encoded protein: MDRLRIGFFTEIYRPVVNGVVASIEALAQGLEARGHSTFCFAPHMPGFVEPDGPVFRMPSLPLPTKTPYRLTLPLVARRNVNNVIKRLSIVHAHSPFVTGWTGLHYARRYRIPLVFTYHTQLEEYAHYVPFERNATRYAASQLTRTFGNLADAVVVPTASMARRLREVGVRTRIEIVPSAIDVAWFAAGRRSDAVRASAGAGPRERLLLCVSRLGKEKNIEVLLAALAGADPSLRLAIAGEGPDRERLEALASELNVMGRTRFLGAQPRERLPDLYASCDAFCMPSTSETQGLVLVEALAAGALPIAADVPQSRDVLAGEGTYAKPTADGFSRAFEGVELDPGASARRRANGNADRFGIDRHVDRMLELYRDLMVCDRIA
- the aroF gene encoding 3-deoxy-7-phosphoheptulonate synthase, producing the protein MPPPDRHLVRRGTTAQRTLVKLPNGATFGGDAVVLCAGPCSVESEEQIETTAAAVAAAGASVLRGGAFKPRTSPYAFQGLGRNGLSLLRSAADRHRMGVVTEVLDPRDVEMVAGFADMLQIGARNMQNFALLREAAMAGKPILLKRGFAATVDEWLMAAEYVLIAGNPNVVLCERGVRSFDSTTRNLLDVSVVPLLHEMTHLPVMVDPSHGTGVAQLVEPMSLAAVAAGADAVMVEVHPDPAHAASDGPQSLTPEQFAVLSRKLAEVASAIGRRVPELGIAV
- a CDS encoding DNA-3-methyladenine glycosylase, whose product is MPDAFSADFRRLEAGELPEETRALARALLGRYVVRKVGSEIVAGRIVETEAYLLGDPACHGFIGPTPRNATLFGPPHRSYVYQIYGTSFCFNVSGEAEGEGAGVLVRALEPVIGHDMMLQLRPGASAADVCRGPGRLCAALAIDRSLDGVNLLTDAALWLSAGQPLRPSRVRVSPRIGITRAASRPLRYYEAGNPYVSGPRKSIRP
- a CDS encoding pseudouridine synthase; translated protein: MVTRITANTNAGDGPVRLNKYLARCGVASRRAADDLIAAGRVRINGRAVRELGTMVAPGDAVDVNGTPVMPASEFSYIVLHKPVGVVTTMSDPQGRRTVADLIGSSARVVPVGRLDFDSGGVLLLTNDGDLAHRLSHPRYGVEKTYRAVVRGELLPRDIERLIGGIPLDGRLTAPAKVRVVSRRRAETVVDLTLHEGRNRQVRRMFEAVDHPLFSLTRLRYGPIALGDLMPGASRPLFEAEVRALERHRSDGA